From the Ilumatobacteraceae bacterium genome, the window TTGTCGTAGCCGACCAACGAGATGTCGTCGGGTACCCGGCATCCGGCGTCGTCGAGTGCATCGAGCGCTCCGAGCGCACTCATGTCGTTGCCGGCGAAGATCGCCGTCACCGGACGCGCGTCGGCGAGCGCCGCCTCCGCGGCGGTCACCCCGGCGGCTTCGGTGAACCCGGCACGCACCAGGTGTGGTTCGAGCCCGGCCGCCTCCATCGCCCGCTTGTAGCCGGTCCGCCGCTGACTCGCTCCGGCGCCGCGCCCGCCATCGAGGTGGACGATGTGGCGATGCCCGAGCGTGACGAGGTGCTCGACCACCAGCCGCGCTCCCGCGGCATCATCGTTGTTGACGGTGTCGACGAGCTTCGACGTCATCGGGCGGCTCGCCACGACGACCGGGATCGATCGCGCCACCTTCTCGATCGCCGCGGTGGCGATCCGGGCACCGGTCAGGATGACGCCGTCGACGTCGAAGTCGACGAACGTCTCGAGCGCCGCGACCTCGTCACGGTCGGAGATGAACGCGCTGTTGAGCAGCAGGCGGTATCCCGACGCATCGGCGGCCGCCTTGACGCCGTCGACCACCCCGGCGAAATACGGGTTGTGCAGGTCGTTGATGATCAGTCCGAGCGTGCGCGTCTGCTTGCTGGCGAGATGCCGCGCATTGAGGTTCGGGCGGTACCCGAGTTCGGCCGCTGCGTCGAGCACGGCGGCACGCGACCGGTCGCTCACCTTGTCGGAATCCCGCATGACCAGACTGACGAGCGCCCGCGAGAGACCGGCTCGCTGCGCCACATCGTCCATCGTCGGTTTCGCCATGGTTCCCCTGAACAGCTCTTGACTTCGACCGATACAAGCACAAGGATGAGAGCGCTTCAATCATTGGAGCGCTCTAATGCCGAGGGGAAGCAGTTGAGAAGTTCGTTGTTGGAACGCGTCGGTTCCGCGCCCATCTCGTGGGGGATCTGCGAAGTGCCGGGCTGGGGCGCCCAGCTTCCGGTCGATCGAGTCCTGAGCGAAATGGTCGAGCTCGACCTGACGGCGACCGAACTCGGCTCGATCGGTTACCTGCCGACCGATCCCACGGAACTGCGCGAGTTGCTCGACCGGTTCGGCATGCGGCTGACCGGCGGCTTCAACGCCCTCTGCCTGCACGACGCCGACCGCGCCGACGACATGCTCGCCCGCGCCGCAGCGAGCGCCGATCGTCTCGCCGCCGCCGGTGCGTCGCACTTCGTGACCTGTGCGGTGAGCGACCCCGACGACTGGCAGCGGCCCGAACTCTCCGACGACGACTGGTCGACGCTGTTCGACCATCTCGCCCGCGTCGACGAGTTGTGCCGTGAGCGCGGACTCGTCCAGGCGTTCCACCCGCACGTCGACTCCGTCGTCGAGACCGCCGCGGAGATTCAGCGTGTTCTCGAACGGACTACGGTTGGTTTCGTGCTCGAGACCGGGCACATGCTGATCGGGGGGATGGATCCGCTCACCTTCGCCGTCGACCACGTCGACCGGGTGGTGCTGGTGCATCTGAAGGATGTGAACGTGGGGTTGATCGAACCGCTGAACCGTGACGAGCTCACGCTGATGCAGGCCGTTCAGGCAGGCATCTTCCCGCCGCTCGGCGATGGCGGTGCGCCGATCGCCGAGGTGGTCCGTGCCCTCGAGGGCGCCGGCTACCAGGGCCGCTACGTGATCGAACAAGACGCCGCTCTCACCGACGGTCTCCCGACCCACGGTGAAGGCCCATTCCGCGACGTTGCCCGCAGCGTCGTGTATCTGCAATCGATCGCCTCGGCGATCGCTGCACCATTCGAAACACACAACAAGGGGGAAATTCCAACATGAGGAAACTGCGTACCATCTTGGTGCCGATCGCCGCGCTGTCGCTCGTGGCCGCTGCCTGCGGCGGCGACGACGACACGACGGCCGACGACACCGGTGACGACACCACCGCCGACACCGGGGGCGAAACAGGGGGCGACGACACCGCCGACACCGGGGGCGACGACACGGCCGACACCGGGGGCGACGACACCGTCGACGCCTCTCAGGGTTCCGACTTGACGTTCCACATGATCACCCACTCCGACGACGGACCGTTCTGGTCGGTCGTCAAGCGCGGCATGGACGCGGCGTGCGCCGACCTCGGCGTCGACTGCGTCTGGGCCGGGTCCAACAACGATCCGGGTGTCCAGGTGCAGCTGATCGAGACCGCCATCTCCGAAGGTGTCGACGGCATCGCCTCGTCGCTCCCGAGCCCCGACCAGCTGGTCGGCCCGCTCCAGGACGCCGTCGGCCAGGGCATCCCGGTCATCACGCTCAACTCCGGCGTGAACCAGTACCAGGAGATCGGTGCCATCACCCACGTCGGCCAGACCGAGTTCATCGCCGGCCAGGGTGCCGGTGAGCGGTTCAACGACCTCGGTGCGACCAAGGTGTTCTGCGGTCGTCAGGAAGAGTCGAACGTCGCGCTCGAAGAGCGCTGCGACGGCCTCGAGGACACGTTCTCCGGCGAGGTCGTGTCCGAGTTCGTCGGCCTCGACGCCGACCAGACGGCCCAGCAGGGCGCGATCGCCGCTGCGCTCACGGCCGACCCGGACATCGACGGCTTCATGGGCACCGGCCCGGTCATCGCCGTGTCGGGTCTGAACGCCGCCAACGATTCCGGCCGTGACCTCGTC encodes:
- a CDS encoding LacI family DNA-binding transcriptional regulator — encoded protein: MLDAAAELGYRPNLNARHLASKQTRTLGLIINDLHNPYFAGVVDGVKAAADASGYRLLLNSAFISDRDEVAALETFVDFDVDGVILTGARIATAAIEKVARSIPVVVASRPMTSKLVDTVNNDDAAGARLVVEHLVTLGHRHIVHLDGGRGAGASQRRTGYKRAMEAAGLEPHLVRAGFTEAAGVTAAEAALADARPVTAIFAGNDMSALGALDALDDAGCRVPDDISLVGYDNTFVAALRHVGLTTVDQGRDEIGRSAVDMLIERIEHGRTEARHLTHPPSLIVRETTASPAA
- a CDS encoding sugar phosphate isomerase/epimerase, with translation MQVVDDQSERARLLAGEMPRIEVRAVPEFGRCVEHGGTRPVAHLVGIPHDQTDERPRETGSLRHIVHRRFRHGSPEQLLTSTDTSTRMRALQSLERSNAEGKQLRSSLLERVGSAPISWGICEVPGWGAQLPVDRVLSEMVELDLTATELGSIGYLPTDPTELRELLDRFGMRLTGGFNALCLHDADRADDMLARAAASADRLAAAGASHFVTCAVSDPDDWQRPELSDDDWSTLFDHLARVDELCRERGLVQAFHPHVDSVVETAAEIQRVLERTTVGFVLETGHMLIGGMDPLTFAVDHVDRVVLVHLKDVNVGLIEPLNRDELTLMQAVQAGIFPPLGDGGAPIAEVVRALEGAGYQGRYVIEQDAALTDGLPTHGEGPFRDVARSVVYLQSIASAIAAPFETHNKGEIPT
- a CDS encoding sugar ABC transporter substrate-binding protein; the encoded protein is MRKLRTILVPIAALSLVAAACGGDDDTTADDTGDDTTADTGGETGGDDTADTGGDDTADTGGDDTVDASQGSDLTFHMITHSDDGPFWSVVKRGMDAACADLGVDCVWAGSNNDPGVQVQLIETAISEGVDGIASSLPSPDQLVGPLQDAVGQGIPVITLNSGVNQYQEIGAITHVGQTEFIAGQGAGERFNDLGATKVFCGRQEESNVALEERCDGLEDTFSGEVVSEFVGLDADQTAQQGAIAAALTADPDIDGFMGTGPVIAVSGLNAANDSGRDLVGIGGFDITPEIITAIEAGDIAFTVDQQQYVQGYMPILLLYLNVTNLNTVGGGQPILTGPGFVTPENAAEVAALVDAGTR